In Leuconostoc kimchii IMSNU 11154, one genomic interval encodes:
- a CDS encoding putative HNHc nuclease — protein sequence MTELFGQVRKLDVNSGLITLSVDDESIHTLQRYHNNDKQQTISIVVNDDNEPSPQQRKFAFALLNDIWSAQVGGEWLETVESTRRHFYNVYEYYYGLDFGEFSLSAVKGSKTATNQFINFLLDFAASHNIGLSVVPLNELETQEIKKWEYMCLMNKQCVICGKKPSDLHHLDTVGSGMDRKTINHLKHKAIQLCHEHHNAAHNMGAISFLKMHHLVGIEIDEKIANAHGLNTR from the coding sequence ATGACAGAATTATTTGGACAGGTCAGGAAATTAGATGTTAACAGTGGACTGATTACATTGTCCGTTGATGATGAAAGCATTCATACATTGCAGCGATACCACAACAATGACAAACAACAAACCATCTCGATTGTCGTTAACGATGACAATGAGCCGTCACCACAACAGCGTAAATTCGCGTTCGCACTGCTTAATGACATTTGGTCGGCACAAGTAGGTGGCGAGTGGTTGGAGACGGTAGAGAGCACGAGAAGGCACTTTTACAACGTGTACGAATATTATTATGGGCTGGACTTTGGCGAATTTAGTCTAAGCGCCGTTAAGGGTAGCAAGACAGCAACTAACCAATTTATTAATTTTCTACTCGATTTTGCAGCAAGTCACAATATCGGCTTAAGTGTAGTGCCACTGAATGAGTTGGAAACGCAAGAGATTAAGAAATGGGAGTATATGTGCCTGATGAACAAACAATGCGTGATTTGTGGGAAGAAACCCAGTGACTTACACCATTTAGATACCGTTGGTTCGGGTATGGATCGAAAAACGATCAACCATTTGAAACATAAAGCAATTCAACTATGCCACGAACATCACAATGCCGCACATAACATGGGAGCTATTAGTTTCTTGAAAATGCATCATCTGGTTGGTATTGAAATTGATGAAAAAATAGCAAATGCACATGGATTAAACACGAGGTAA
- a CDS encoding RusA family crossover junction endodeoxyribonuclease: MIFKFFIEPQQQERPRAVRFGNGVRMYDPKATKLYKETLALIARSEVVKKGYKRPQGALAVNMTFVRSMPKSFTAKQKKMALDGELLPRKKPDLSNFVKSTEDALNGILWDDDNAIVQEISSKIYGQQPRVIVEIHTINDNKF, translated from the coding sequence ATGATATTTAAATTTTTCATCGAGCCACAACAACAGGAACGCCCGCGAGCAGTTAGATTTGGCAATGGCGTACGAATGTATGACCCAAAAGCGACTAAGTTGTACAAAGAGACACTGGCACTCATTGCTAGGTCAGAAGTGGTTAAGAAAGGCTACAAACGTCCACAAGGCGCATTAGCGGTTAATATGACGTTTGTGCGGTCGATGCCTAAATCATTTACTGCCAAACAAAAAAAGATGGCACTTGATGGCGAGTTACTGCCACGCAAGAAACCAGATTTGAGCAATTTTGTTAAAAGCACAGAGGACGCGTTAAACGGTATCCTGTGGGACGATGACAACGCTATCGTGCAAGAAATCAGCTCAAAGATATACGGGCAACAGCCACGTGTAATCGTTGAAATTCACACGATTAATGATAATAAATTTTGA
- a CDS encoding N-6 DNA methylase: MMIKTASKTIHKIFGVKESFKLPDEMMKIVLDKEKRETAMMRYLDEYTRDLSYDGFHEYYEEEQAERKKNKQDFTPDSISDILSKIVGTSNSYYEPTAGTGGMLIRKWHQDQMATSPFDYKPSNYLFFAEELSDRALPFLIFNLAIRGINAAVIHGDVLTREARGVFFIQNDNDDFLGFSSVNVMPYSDEVKKYFGIQKWEGEKYEAHIESELNTYGIFDI; this comes from the coding sequence ATGATGATTAAAACAGCCAGTAAAACAATACACAAGATATTTGGAGTTAAAGAGTCGTTTAAACTACCAGATGAAATGATGAAGATCGTTCTCGACAAAGAAAAACGTGAAACAGCAATGATGAGATATTTAGACGAGTACACTAGAGATTTATCATATGACGGATTTCATGAATATTACGAAGAGGAACAGGCGGAACGGAAGAAAAACAAACAAGATTTTACGCCTGATTCAATATCAGATATATTGTCAAAAATCGTTGGCACTAGTAACAGTTACTACGAGCCAACAGCTGGAACAGGTGGCATGCTAATCAGAAAATGGCATCAAGACCAAATGGCCACTAGTCCTTTTGATTACAAGCCATCTAATTACCTGTTCTTCGCGGAAGAATTGTCAGACAGGGCGCTACCATTCTTGATTTTTAACCTAGCAATACGCGGAATAAATGCTGCCGTGATACATGGTGATGTGTTGACTAGAGAAGCGCGCGGTGTGTTCTTTATTCAAAATGATAACGATGATTTTTTGGGTTTTTCAAGCGTGAATGTGATGCCTTACTCTGATGAAGTCAAAAAATATTTCGGTATTCAAAAATGGGAAGGCGAGAAATACGAAGCGCATATAGAAAGTGAGTTAAACACATATGGAATATTTGACATCTGA
- a CDS encoding DUF722 domain-containing protein has translation MADKIDKFLSDYYSGVIEMQIRLRIRELETPTSFDENIGGGKAENKRNIQTENDIIIQESDYILQSFIRDRWFMSNFLKVLTSEERAMLELRYDRRRKRNWLQLASILSKSESQCYRDMQRIKQIYRTSVFASRAVDK, from the coding sequence GTGGCAGATAAGATTGATAAATTCTTAAGCGATTATTATTCAGGCGTGATCGAAATGCAGATTAGGCTACGCATTAGAGAACTGGAAACGCCAACGTCATTTGATGAAAATATAGGCGGTGGAAAGGCAGAAAATAAGCGTAACATTCAAACTGAAAATGACATCATCATTCAAGAAAGCGATTATATTTTGCAATCATTCATTAGAGACAGATGGTTTATGTCTAATTTCCTAAAGGTGCTGACCAGTGAAGAAAGAGCCATGCTTGAATTGCGTTATGATCGTAGAAGAAAGCGAAATTGGCTTCAATTGGCAAGTATATTGTCAAAGTCAGAGAGTCAGTGCTACCGAGATATGCAGAGAATTAAACAGATTTATAGGACTTCTGTTTTTGCTAGTCGGGCTGTGGATAAGTGA
- a CDS encoding macro domain-containing protein, which translates to MKIGFANKYLLDNVTRQVGYVFAISSVILTFLDFSKKIKLFIFVGTLILSLFIYIANLIFANLMSFTTFKVGESEIRIQKGDIFSNEIFNNPDFIKVINANEYFDTIVNEEIISKRSVHGKFLLRSDVDVSKVDDAIKKDKRLNKRHKVGENLDREEGNQIKYELGSIFKYSDDVFLTALTHFDEYNKAYLSIQDFIRFLINFWDEIDELYAGRTVVITLFGSNLARLDNNTYSNTQILDTILWTFRLRRIKFKKPTKLIILLDRETNQKINYYKIKDRFYGLQE; encoded by the coding sequence ATGAAAATTGGTTTTGCAAATAAATATTTATTAGACAATGTCACAAGGCAAGTTGGTTATGTATTTGCTATATCTTCCGTCATATTAACATTTTTAGATTTTTCTAAAAAAATTAAGTTATTTATTTTTGTTGGCACTTTGATACTTTCACTATTCATATACATAGCAAATTTAATATTTGCCAATTTGATGAGTTTCACTACCTTTAAGGTTGGGGAATCAGAAATCAGAATTCAGAAGGGGGATATTTTCTCAAATGAAATTTTTAATAACCCTGATTTTATAAAGGTTATAAATGCTAATGAGTATTTTGACACGATTGTTAATGAAGAAATCATATCTAAAAGATCGGTTCATGGAAAATTTTTATTAAGGAGCGATGTCGACGTTTCTAAAGTAGATGATGCCATTAAAAAAGATAAAAGGCTAAATAAACGACATAAGGTGGGTGAAAATTTAGATCGTGAAGAGGGTAACCAAATAAAGTATGAGCTTGGATCGATTTTTAAATATTCAGATGACGTTTTTTTAACAGCATTGACACACTTCGATGAGTATAATAAGGCTTATTTGTCAATACAAGATTTCATTCGATTTTTAATAAATTTCTGGGATGAAATTGATGAATTATACGCTGGAAGAACAGTCGTAATAACGCTATTTGGTTCTAATCTAGCAAGGTTGGATAATAATACCTATAGCAACACACAAATTTTAGACACAATTCTCTGGACATTTAGATTAAGAAGGATTAAATTTAAGAAGCCTACTAAATTAATTATTTTATTAGACAGAGAAACAAATCAGAAAATTAATTACTATAAGATAAAGGACAGGTTTTATGGCTTACAGGAATAA
- a CDS encoding TIR domain-containing protein: MAYRNKVYVAFDGDNDILKYDLIKAWSKNQNIDFHIDDAHDLNTSKDSSQEASIKHNLSIRFLNSKAFILLVGEHTKYLTKFVKWEIETAIRLELPIIAVNLNGKKRADELMPPLLKGNLSIVVPFKMVAIKYALENWPEYDKKYRKNQDHRQYHYNDKVYDSLGI; this comes from the coding sequence ATGGCTTACAGGAATAAAGTATATGTTGCGTTCGATGGGGACAACGATATATTGAAATACGATTTAATTAAAGCATGGTCTAAAAACCAGAATATAGATTTTCACATTGATGACGCACATGATTTGAATACATCTAAAGATTCAAGTCAAGAAGCTTCTATCAAACACAATCTGAGTATTAGATTTTTAAACTCAAAAGCGTTTATATTATTAGTTGGAGAACATACAAAATATTTGACGAAATTCGTGAAGTGGGAAATTGAAACAGCGATTAGATTAGAGTTGCCAATTATTGCTGTGAATTTGAATGGTAAAAAGAGAGCGGATGAATTGATGCCTCCACTACTAAAAGGAAATCTTTCTATTGTAGTACCATTTAAAATGGTTGCTATTAAATACGCATTGGAAAATTGGCCAGAATATGATAAGAAATACCGAAAAAACCAAGATCATAGACAATATCACTATAATGATAAAGTCTATGATAGCTTAGGGATATAA
- a CDS encoding terminase small subunit: MKLTSKQQKFADEFLETGNIEQSAITAGYSKAYARGNAHKLVANVSIKSYIEERMAEIKSKRIMGIEEAVEILTSIARGEMKETVVVGTPIGAETIEKEADLKTRISALKEIMKRYPDNDKLVEQQIRKLSAEADISEARAKELMSDGYVDDVQIIGFDRRKANAERSEDS; encoded by the coding sequence ATGAAACTAACATCAAAACAACAGAAGTTTGCTGATGAGTTCTTAGAGACTGGAAACATTGAACAATCAGCAATTACAGCAGGTTATTCTAAAGCTTATGCCCGAGGGAATGCACACAAATTAGTTGCAAATGTGAGCATAAAATCATACATAGAGGAACGCATGGCTGAAATCAAGTCTAAGCGTATCATGGGCATTGAAGAAGCTGTTGAAATACTCACTAGCATTGCTAGAGGTGAGATGAAAGAGACTGTTGTTGTGGGCACTCCTATTGGTGCTGAAACGATTGAGAAAGAAGCCGACTTAAAGACACGTATTAGTGCGTTGAAAGAAATAATGAAGCGCTATCCTGATAATGATAAGTTGGTTGAACAACAAATACGTAAACTTAGTGCTGAAGCTGATATATCAGAGGCACGTGCTAAAGAGTTGATGAGTGATGGATATGTTGATGATGTACAAATCATAGGATTCGATAGGAGGAAGGCAAATGCTGAACGTAGCGAAGATAGTTAA
- a CDS encoding PBSX family phage terminase large subunit: protein MLNVAKIVNPAFDHLWETNASNIIEKGGRASTKSSGISIYLAMGMMSDPDANVVCYRKVAGNLKRSVYEQIKWALDELHVSWLFRFKTSPMEIIDRRNGSGFYFSGVDDPSKQKSFKIAKGYVRWLWFEEATEFSNFTEIHTVQLSYTRQKLPKGMQVVTIFSYNPPRNPYDWINEWVESVSDDADFLVVHTTYLDDELHFLSEQYLHDIEKYKHNDYDYYRWQFLGEPVGLGTNVYKMDLFQRLEHLEDLNDSVVDLYFSADVGHSVSATAVGCYGVTYHRKVVLIDMWYYSPEGKVDKMAPDDLSKNIHDFIEKMYAKYGKPISNMTMDSAEASLRNQYHKDYGVDWHPVAKLKKPDMIDRVQNLLAQGRFYYLPTENNIKYFIPQHQKYQWEEKSLQTDEPKVIKVDDHSVDSMQYMVLDNEDVLDLAW from the coding sequence ATGCTGAACGTAGCGAAGATAGTTAACCCAGCATTTGACCACCTGTGGGAAACAAACGCATCTAATATCATTGAAAAGGGCGGACGTGCCAGTACTAAGTCGAGTGGTATTAGTATCTATCTAGCCATGGGTATGATGAGTGATCCTGATGCCAATGTGGTTTGCTATCGTAAGGTAGCTGGTAATCTCAAACGTAGCGTATATGAGCAGATTAAGTGGGCGTTAGATGAATTACATGTATCATGGTTATTTCGCTTTAAAACATCCCCTATGGAGATTATAGATAGGCGTAATGGTAGTGGGTTCTACTTCTCTGGTGTTGATGACCCAAGTAAGCAGAAGTCATTCAAGATAGCTAAAGGATATGTACGTTGGTTGTGGTTTGAAGAGGCAACAGAGTTCAGTAACTTTACCGAGATACACACGGTTCAATTATCATATACACGTCAAAAACTACCCAAAGGCATGCAAGTTGTCACGATATTCTCGTACAACCCACCCCGCAACCCATATGATTGGATTAATGAATGGGTGGAGAGTGTTAGCGATGATGCTGATTTCTTAGTAGTGCATACCACGTACCTAGATGACGAGTTACATTTTTTATCTGAACAGTATTTACACGACATTGAGAAGTACAAACACAATGACTATGACTACTACAGGTGGCAATTCTTAGGCGAACCAGTTGGACTTGGTACTAATGTTTATAAGATGGACTTATTCCAACGACTGGAACACTTAGAAGATTTAAACGACTCTGTTGTTGATTTATACTTCTCTGCCGATGTCGGACACTCCGTATCAGCGACTGCGGTTGGCTGTTATGGCGTGACTTATCATCGCAAAGTTGTGCTAATAGACATGTGGTATTACAGTCCAGAGGGTAAAGTCGACAAAATGGCACCTGACGACTTATCCAAGAACATTCATGACTTTATAGAGAAAATGTATGCAAAGTATGGTAAACCAATCAGTAACATGACTATGGATAGTGCTGAAGCTTCACTTAGAAACCAATACCATAAAGATTACGGCGTTGATTGGCATCCTGTTGCAAAACTAAAGAAACCAGACATGATCGATCGTGTGCAAAACTTACTTGCACAGGGTCGTTTTTATTATCTGCCAACTGAAAATAATATTAAATACTTTATTCCACAACATCAGAAATATCAATGGGAAGAAAAGTCTTTACAGACTGATGAACCCAAGGTGATTAAGGTAGATGATCATTCAGTGGACAGCATGCAGTATATGGTTCTTGATAATGAAGACGTACTAGACCTTGCATGGTAG
- a CDS encoding phage portal protein, translated as MTIRDKLHDLFTKGKLSMGFGKTLANITDDPRINLPPSEIARIRDDLNYYSNKFGDIKFFNTKNEQRTRKQFTLSITHQAARKLASVIFNEQVTISVAGEEIDKFIDGVMRDNLFNLKYEEYLETAIATGGFAIRPYIDDNNKVKLAWIRADQFVPLQSNTNDIQSAVIVNKTTATENGRTVYYSLLEFHEFDGGLNQETVTNELYRSEDVNEVGQQVNLTALDAYANLPEQAVISDVIRPSFAYFKTPGKNNQSIESPLGIGIVENNKHVIEAINTTQDQFYREVKLGKKRIAIDGTLMKPSTQHAGDDNRGYPMFDPDDDVFMQTGESKDGKPLLQDLTNDIRVGQYSDALQLFIREFENNIGLSQGTLSTDATKSTKTATEVVSDNSETYRTRSSYITQVEKQIKELIISIVQLATKSELFDSAQAPLSVDLINEPLEINLHFDDGVFVDKDKQLEEDLKVASVGLMPKKQFLMRNYGLSEEDARAWLDELQAEAPETDNMPDTQAGMLGGSDGGSDE; from the coding sequence ATGACAATCAGAGATAAACTACATGATCTTTTTACGAAAGGAAAGTTAAGCATGGGATTTGGGAAGACACTTGCAAATATCACAGATGACCCACGCATTAATTTGCCACCTAGTGAGATTGCGCGTATTAGAGATGACTTAAATTATTATAGCAATAAGTTTGGCGATATTAAGTTCTTTAATACGAAGAATGAACAGCGAACACGCAAGCAGTTCACGTTGTCGATCACGCACCAAGCAGCACGCAAATTGGCATCTGTTATCTTTAATGAACAAGTGACCATATCAGTGGCTGGCGAAGAGATTGATAAATTCATAGATGGCGTGATGCGCGATAACTTGTTTAATCTCAAATATGAAGAATACCTTGAGACAGCGATTGCTACTGGTGGCTTTGCGATACGTCCATACATTGATGATAACAATAAGGTTAAGTTGGCATGGATACGTGCAGATCAATTTGTACCGCTGCAATCTAACACTAATGATATTCAATCGGCGGTTATCGTTAATAAGACAACAGCAACAGAGAATGGACGTACGGTTTATTACTCGCTTTTGGAGTTTCACGAGTTTGATGGCGGATTAAATCAAGAGACAGTCACGAACGAGCTGTATCGTAGCGAAGATGTTAATGAGGTTGGACAACAGGTTAATTTAACAGCGTTAGATGCTTATGCAAACCTGCCAGAACAAGCAGTTATTTCTGATGTTATCCGTCCATCGTTCGCCTATTTCAAGACACCTGGCAAGAACAATCAATCGATTGAAAGCCCATTGGGTATTGGCATTGTTGAGAATAACAAGCATGTGATTGAGGCAATTAATACCACGCAAGATCAGTTCTATCGTGAAGTTAAGTTAGGTAAGAAACGTATTGCTATTGATGGCACATTAATGAAACCTAGCACGCAACACGCCGGTGATGACAACCGTGGTTACCCTATGTTTGATCCAGATGATGACGTGTTCATGCAAACAGGTGAATCTAAAGATGGTAAGCCGTTGCTTCAAGACTTAACCAATGACATTCGTGTTGGCCAATACTCTGATGCGCTTCAATTATTCATACGCGAGTTTGAAAACAATATCGGGTTATCACAAGGCACATTATCGACTGATGCCACTAAGAGCACAAAGACAGCCACAGAGGTTGTATCAGACAACAGTGAGACTTATCGGACACGTTCGAGTTACATCACACAGGTTGAGAAGCAGATTAAAGAATTGATTATCTCAATCGTGCAGTTAGCTACTAAGTCTGAATTATTTGATAGCGCACAAGCACCATTGTCGGTCGATTTAATCAATGAACCACTAGAGATTAACCTACACTTTGATGATGGCGTATTCGTCGATAAGGATAAGCAACTCGAAGAAGATTTAAAAGTTGCATCTGTTGGACTGATGCCAAAGAAACAATTCTTAATGCGTAACTACGGTTTGAGTGAGGAAGATGCGCGGGCTTGGTTAGATGAACTGCAAGCAGAAGCACCAGAAACTGATAATATGCCTGATACACAAGCCGGCATGTTGGGTGGTAGTGACGGAGGCAGTGATGAATGA
- a CDS encoding phage minor capsid protein, whose amino-acid sequence MITPNSMQQQADSIANIYAKLEQDIFSLLIKSVNDSDWDKINADNVMMWQVEQLSKMRALTRDVIRLVAKSNKVSERELTNLVKRNGLQIVSEIDTKLQDIMNKQVSVGADTTNMLDSIVRQTFLDINNNVNQTLITTNYQNNAAMKTFQSIVKQSTLEVTSGIKTPERAVRDNVYKWVDKGIDTTLIDKGGNSWSLESYSRLVINATAHRTFNDLRLKRMKDFGMGQAMMSSHAAAREACAHIQGTVVNVVTSDNEAYNPKYDSIYNHGYGTFAGTQGANCSHTLTPFDPDVNTDVTPKHYDPDEAIKRGKEQQKQRNMERAIRASKKRLTAAKQLKDTDMEAKMKSRISNQQKNLREFIGDKDYLGRDYSRESIQSF is encoded by the coding sequence ATGATTACGCCAAACTCAATGCAACAGCAAGCAGATAGCATAGCTAATATTTATGCAAAACTTGAACAGGATATATTCAGTCTATTAATCAAATCAGTTAATGATAGCGATTGGGACAAGATAAATGCTGATAACGTCATGATGTGGCAAGTCGAGCAGCTAAGTAAGATGCGCGCATTAACGCGTGATGTAATTAGATTGGTTGCTAAATCAAATAAGGTTTCAGAACGCGAGTTGACTAACTTAGTTAAACGTAACGGCTTACAAATTGTTAGTGAGATTGATACTAAGTTACAAGACATCATGAATAAACAAGTGAGCGTGGGTGCAGATACAACTAACATGTTGGACTCAATTGTACGCCAAACATTCCTTGATATTAACAACAACGTCAATCAAACATTAATCACGACTAATTATCAAAACAACGCTGCTATGAAGACGTTTCAAAGCATCGTCAAGCAATCAACACTAGAAGTCACAAGTGGGATTAAAACACCAGAGAGAGCCGTTAGAGATAATGTCTATAAGTGGGTTGATAAAGGTATTGATACAACGCTTATTGACAAAGGTGGTAACAGTTGGTCACTCGAGAGTTATTCGCGGCTGGTAATTAATGCAACCGCACATCGTACATTCAATGATTTAAGATTGAAGCGCATGAAAGACTTTGGTATGGGACAGGCAATGATGAGCTCACATGCCGCTGCTCGTGAAGCTTGTGCACATATTCAAGGCACGGTGGTTAATGTCGTGACCAGCGATAATGAAGCCTACAACCCTAAATATGACAGTATCTATAATCACGGTTATGGCACATTCGCAGGAACACAGGGCGCAAACTGTAGCCACACATTAACGCCGTTTGACCCAGATGTTAACACTGATGTGACACCTAAACATTATGACCCTGATGAGGCTATTAAACGTGGTAAAGAACAGCAGAAACAGCGCAACATGGAACGCGCTATACGCGCTAGTAAGAAACGCCTAACAGCTGCTAAACAGTTGAAAGATACTGATATGGAGGCAAAGATGAAGTCGCGTATATCTAATCAACAGAAGAATTTACGAGAATTTATTGGCGATAAGGATTATTTAGGGCGTGATTATTCAAGAGAATCTATTCAAAGCTTTTAA
- a CDS encoding phage scaffolding protein → MNRDTLQKFGLSDDQVNQVMAEHGKDLEKSKSVESELEQLKQQNTELTSQISDRDKQLKDLSGKADGNEELQSQIKSLQEQNKQSKTDYETNITKLKRDGAIELALREAKAKNPKAVRALLDGETIKVDEDGVHGLKEQLEQLHTSDAYLFDVSEPKAPQVKVFTGGNPSGGDGSKTPKLSSLSYKEALELKQSQPEVYAQAVSENQGE, encoded by the coding sequence ATGAACAGGGATACATTGCAAAAGTTTGGTCTATCAGACGACCAAGTCAACCAAGTCATGGCTGAACACGGTAAGGATTTAGAGAAGTCAAAGAGCGTTGAAAGTGAATTAGAGCAGTTGAAACAGCAAAACACTGAACTAACATCACAAATCAGTGACCGCGACAAGCAACTTAAAGACTTATCGGGTAAGGCTGACGGTAATGAAGAGCTTCAATCACAAATCAAGTCATTGCAAGAGCAAAACAAGCAATCAAAGACTGATTATGAAACTAACATTACCAAGTTGAAGCGTGATGGCGCTATTGAATTAGCATTGCGTGAAGCTAAAGCTAAAAATCCCAAAGCAGTGCGGGCGTTATTAGATGGCGAAACAATCAAGGTTGATGAAGATGGCGTACATGGTCTGAAAGAACAACTGGAGCAATTACACACGAGTGATGCTTACTTATTTGATGTTTCTGAACCAAAGGCACCGCAAGTTAAGGTTTTTACTGGCGGCAATCCATCTGGTGGAGATGGTTCAAAAACACCTAAGTTAAGTTCACTTTCATACAAAGAGGCGCTTGAGTTAAAACAATCTCAACCAGAAGTTTATGCTCAAGCCGTTTCGGAAAATCAAGGAGAATAA
- a CDS encoding N4-gp56 family major capsid protein produces the protein MANDLTTLEQMIDPEVMGEMILAQLQKAIKFGAIAPIDNTLSGRPGDTVTVPRWKYIGDAQDVAEGAAIDYAQMANSTDTFTVKKAAKGVKLTDEAVLSGYGDPIGEATRQITMAIASKLDNDTLAAATKSRLTLSSADFTKLDFIDTIEAAFIDDTSDNNFEGDDANAQGVIYMNPKDVNKVRKAAAQDWDRATALGDSILSTGVFGGVLGWQFIRSRKVPVGSAIVAKPGAMKTYLKRAVQAETGRDMDNKSTKFNADMHYGVAIYDDTKLLAINPFNYADGTVIDQNIKKTENGSVRKSSKTGTEAPVTPPAGGGE, from the coding sequence ATGGCAAATGATTTAACAACATTAGAACAGATGATTGATCCTGAAGTAATGGGTGAGATGATTCTGGCTCAACTTCAAAAAGCAATCAAGTTCGGTGCGATCGCGCCTATTGATAACACATTATCAGGACGACCCGGTGACACGGTTACAGTTCCACGATGGAAATATATCGGCGACGCTCAAGATGTTGCTGAGGGCGCAGCGATTGATTATGCACAAATGGCTAACTCAACTGACACTTTCACGGTTAAAAAAGCCGCAAAGGGTGTTAAGTTAACAGATGAAGCTGTATTATCTGGATATGGCGACCCAATTGGAGAGGCAACACGCCAAATTACAATGGCCATTGCATCAAAGCTTGATAACGATACGCTTGCCGCAGCTACTAAATCACGTCTAACATTGTCTTCTGCTGATTTCACTAAGTTAGATTTTATTGACACTATCGAAGCTGCGTTTATTGATGACACTTCTGATAACAACTTTGAGGGTGACGATGCAAATGCACAAGGTGTTATTTACATGAACCCTAAGGATGTCAACAAAGTTCGTAAAGCAGCAGCGCAAGATTGGGATCGTGCAACAGCATTAGGCGATTCAATCTTATCGACCGGCGTGTTCGGTGGCGTGTTAGGTTGGCAGTTCATTCGTTCACGTAAAGTTCCGGTTGGCTCAGCTATTGTTGCTAAGCCTGGTGCCATGAAGACGTATCTCAAACGCGCCGTTCAAGCAGAAACAGGACGTGACATGGACAACAAGTCAACTAAGTTCAATGCTGATATGCACTATGGTGTGGCTATCTATGATGATACTAAGCTATTGGCCATCAACCCATTCAACTATGCTGATGGTACTGTAATCGACCAAAACATTAAGAAGACTGAAAACGGTTCAGTCCGCAAGTCAAGTAAGACTGGAACAGAAGCACCAGTGACACCACCAGCAGGCGGCGGTGAATAA
- a CDS encoding putative minor capsid protein produces MGVLLVSRIPTIPKKWANQQIIYKDPTGAKDKYGKQTVTETIINNCVVQLETIYSGTNNDRQVVANAVVFLYASVANPFLKFDKNSQGNKIVFDSVEYTIKRIVDNRDPLSNEVWSYELEVL; encoded by the coding sequence ATGGGGGTGTTGCTAGTGTCTAGGATACCAACAATTCCCAAGAAATGGGCTAACCAACAAATCATTTACAAAGATCCGACTGGCGCAAAAGACAAGTATGGTAAGCAAACAGTCACAGAAACAATCATCAACAATTGTGTGGTGCAGCTCGAAACGATCTATTCGGGAACGAACAATGATCGTCAAGTTGTCGCTAATGCAGTTGTTTTTTTGTACGCAAGTGTTGCTAATCCGTTTTTGAAGTTCGACAAGAACAGCCAAGGTAACAAGATTGTTTTCGATAGCGTTGAGTACACGATTAAGCGCATTGTTGACAACCGTGACCCGTTGAGTAATGAAGTTTGGTCATATGAATTGGAGGTATTGTGA
- a CDS encoding minor capsid protein translates to MAITLDFRRANNILTHKNKAAAQYKAANQAMMAMERFVPMSNQQKQNRLRTETSLSADGQHINYAIPYARAQFYGFTNSGAKIQNYTTPGTSRRWDLRLKGNKELMKTVTDAFGKELLS, encoded by the coding sequence ATGGCAATTACACTTGATTTTAGACGAGCCAATAATATTCTGACACATAAAAATAAAGCTGCCGCGCAATACAAAGCTGCTAATCAAGCAATGATGGCTATGGAACGATTTGTACCAATGTCTAATCAGCAAAAGCAGAACAGGTTACGTACTGAAACTAGTCTATCTGCTGATGGTCAACACATTAACTACGCCATACCATACGCACGGGCACAATTCTACGGCTTCACTAACAGCGGCGCTAAGATACAGAATTACACAACACCTGGAACAAGCAGACGTTGGGATTTGCGTTTGAAAGGCAATAAAGAGCTTATGAAGACTGTAACTGATGCATTCGGAAAGGAGTTGTTGAGTTAA